Within Candidatus Hydrogenedentota bacterium, the genomic segment ACCAAGAAGTGGCCGACGGGTACGCCGAACCCGTCCGCGCCGCCACCTGGAAGGACCGGACCATCGGCGTGCTGGTGGGGTTCAGCGCGGGACTGCTGGGCGGGGCCTACGCCACGGACGGCCCGCCGCTGGTGATTTACGGGGCCGTGAAGCGGTGGCCAAAGGAGTCATTCCGGGCCATACTCCAGGCCTGCTTTTTTGTGGACGGCATCCTGATCATCCTGTCCCACGGCGCGGGCGGGCTGGTCACCCGCGAGGTGTTCACCTACTGCCTCTACGGGGTGCCGGGCATGCTGCTGGGCCTGGGCGCGGGGATTCTGCTGGATCGGCGCATCAACCACGCGCTTTTCCACAGGGTGCTGCTGTGGGTCATCGCTTTCCTGGGCGCGGGGCTGCTGGCGCGGGGAGTGATGTCCATGTGAGGGGTGGCAGGCTGTGGGATGGATGGGACGGTTGGGACAAATGGCGGGTGGACGGTGCGGGTGGGAATAAGTGGAAAAGCGGGAAGAAACGGGCTAGGATGTCTGGTTACTTGTCCATACGGCGCTTCATGCCGCGAGGTGGCGACCCATGATGAAAAACATACCGCAAATGCGGGAAATTTCAACCCTGTCATTCAATGAGCGGGTGCTGCAGGAGGCGGAGGACGACCAGAACCCGCTGATGGAGCGGCTGAAGTTTTTGGGCATTTTCTCGTCGAACATGGACGAGTTTTTCAAGGTGCGCGTGGCCAGCGTGCAGCGGCGCATCGAGCTGGGCAAGAAGGGCATGGTGGAGGTGCTGGCGAAGATCATGGAGAAGGCGCGCGACCTGGACGACCGGTTCCAGACGGCCTACGGGGACATCATGGAGGCGCTGGCGAAGGAGGGCATCCGGCTGGTGGACGAGCACGACCTGAAGTCGGAGCCGCCGGAAATCCGCGCCTGGGTTTCAAACTATTTCGACGACGAGGTGCTTCCGAGCCTGGTACCGATCATCCTCCGGGACGGGTTCCCCATGCCGCAGTTGACGGACGGGGCGCTGTATTTCGGGGTGAAGATGTGGGGCAGCACGGTCAACCACGCCCTGCTGGAGCTGCCGCCCACGCTGCCGCGCTTTGTCGAGCTGCCGAACGGCTGCATCATGTACCTGGACGACGTGATCCGCCACTCGCTGCACAAGGTGTTCTACATCTTCGGCGCGGACCGGATCGAGGCCTTCGAGTTCAAGATTTCGCGGGACGCGGAGCTGGACATGGACAACGACTTTTCCGAGGGCTATGTCCGGAAGATGGAGAAGGTGCTGCGGCAGCGGAAGGGGGGCCGCCCGACCCGGTTCGCGCACGACGCGGACATGCCCCCCGGCCTCCTGCAGCGGCTGGTGCGCGAGCTGAAGCTGGGCGAGGCGGACACGAGCATCGCGGGCGGGCGCTACCACAACATGCGCGACCTGATGCGCTTCCCCGTGCGCCGGCCGGACCTGCTGTTCGGGGCGCTCGAGCCGAGCCCCCACCCCGTGCTGGACAGCCACCGGGGCGCGATGATGGACATCATCCGGCGGCGCGACCTGCTGCTGACCTACCCGTACCAGTCCTTCGACCACGTGATCCGGCTGCTCCGCGAGGCCGCGATTGACCCCGAGGTCAAGGAAATCAAGATGACCCTGTACCGCGTGGCCAGCCACTCGCAGGTGGTGAACACCCTGCTGAACGCGGCGCGGAACGGGAAGAAGGTGTTTGTCACGGTGGAGCTCCAGGCCCGCTTCGACGAGCAGCACAACATCCGCATCGCGGAGAAGATGTCCGAGGTGGGGATCACCGTGGTGTACGGCGTGCCGCCGATGAAGGTGCACTCGAAACTGCTGCTGATCCGGCGGAAGGACGACCTGATCTGCGGGCTTTCCACGGGCAACTTCAACGAGACGACGGGCAGGCTCTACGTGGACAGCATGCTGTTCACGGCGGACAAGCGGCTCACGAAGGAAGTGGCGACCCTGTTCGAGTTCTTTGACCAGGCCGCCACGAGCCGCGCGCTGACCCCGCCCCGCTTCAAGCACCTGCTGGTGTCGCCGTTCAACGCGCGCAAGGTGCTCTACCGTCAGATTGCCCTGGAGAAGGCGAAGGGCCCGAAGGGCCGCATCCTCATCAAGGCGAACCACCTGACGGACGCGCAGATGATCCGGCGCGTCCGGGAGGCGGCGGAGGCGGGGGTGCGCGTGGACCTGATCATCCGCACGACCTTCGCCATGCTGCCGCACAAGAACATCCGCGCCATCTCCATCCTGGACCGCTACCTGGAGCACCAGCGGGTCTACCTCTTCGGCGAGGGGGACGACCAGCGGGTCTTCATGAGTTCGGCGGACCTGATGGAGCGCAACCTCGACTGGCGGGTCGAGGTGGCCTTCCCCCTGTATGACCCGGAGGTGAGGCGGCAGGCGGCGGACATGCTGGCGCTCCAGGTGCGGGACGACGCCAAGGCGCGCGTCCTTGACCGGAAACAGTGCAACCGGTATGTCAACGACGCCGAGGGCGCCTTCCGCGCCCAGTACGACACGCACGCCTATTTCCGGAGCCTGTACCTGGCCGCCCTCGAAAACCGGGGGGAGGCCGCCCCCCTACCCGCGCCCGAAGCCCCCGTCGCAGCGGCCGCGGGCTGAGGGCGGCAGCCCGCCCAGCACCGCGC encodes:
- a CDS encoding sulfite exporter TauE/SafE family protein — its product is MTFLTIALAFALGAFVQAIAGFGSALVIMPILTVFIGVQTAASVMALVGATVTVLVFWQNRRGLRWREAGLLLCGSVVGIPLGAWALKTLPAAPVVAFLGVGLLAYALYGFATQGRNQEVADGYAEPVRAATWKDRTIGVLVGFSAGLLGGAYATDGPPLVIYGAVKRWPKESFRAILQACFFVDGILIILSHGAGGLVTREVFTYCLYGVPGMLLGLGAGILLDRRINHALFHRVLLWVIAFLGAGLLARGVMSM
- the ppk1 gene encoding polyphosphate kinase 1, whose protein sequence is MMKNIPQMREISTLSFNERVLQEAEDDQNPLMERLKFLGIFSSNMDEFFKVRVASVQRRIELGKKGMVEVLAKIMEKARDLDDRFQTAYGDIMEALAKEGIRLVDEHDLKSEPPEIRAWVSNYFDDEVLPSLVPIILRDGFPMPQLTDGALYFGVKMWGSTVNHALLELPPTLPRFVELPNGCIMYLDDVIRHSLHKVFYIFGADRIEAFEFKISRDAELDMDNDFSEGYVRKMEKVLRQRKGGRPTRFAHDADMPPGLLQRLVRELKLGEADTSIAGGRYHNMRDLMRFPVRRPDLLFGALEPSPHPVLDSHRGAMMDIIRRRDLLLTYPYQSFDHVIRLLREAAIDPEVKEIKMTLYRVASHSQVVNTLLNAARNGKKVFVTVELQARFDEQHNIRIAEKMSEVGITVVYGVPPMKVHSKLLLIRRKDDLICGLSTGNFNETTGRLYVDSMLFTADKRLTKEVATLFEFFDQAATSRALTPPRFKHLLVSPFNARKVLYRQIALEKAKGPKGRILIKANHLTDAQMIRRVREAAEAGVRVDLIIRTTFAMLPHKNIRAISILDRYLEHQRVYLFGEGDDQRVFMSSADLMERNLDWRVEVAFPLYDPEVRRQAADMLALQVRDDAKARVLDRKQCNRYVNDAEGAFRAQYDTHAYFRSLYLAALENRGEAAPLPAPEAPVAAAAG